One Bythopirellula goksoeyrii genomic window, ATCGACTACGAGAATTCTCGCCATAGTTTAACTCACTTCAATTATTGGTAGGCACAATCGAAACACTGTTTGTCCATCTTTTCGACACCAGTCAATCTCTCCGCCATGAGCGTTGGCAACCTGGCTGGCAACGGCCAAACCCAATCCTACACCTTCTGCCTTGGTCGAGACAAATGGCTGAAAAAGATTCTCGGTCACGGTCTCTGCCGGTCCTCCGCCCGAGTCGCTGACTAGTACTTCAGCCTGATTGTCCGTGGACAGTCCGACGTCTAGGCGGACAAAGGGCTGAGCTGCCGATTTCACGGAGTGTTTCAGGGCCGCTTCCACGGCATTGAGCATTAAGTTCACGATCACCATAGAGAGTGTGTCAGTGTTGGCCAACACCTTAATTGGCTTGTCCGGAGCATTCCAGTCCAACTGAACACCTGAGTGCCGGGCTGCAGGGATTACGAGCGGCATCAATTCGGCAACCATCTTGTTTAGATCAACTTCTTCCCGAACTTCATCGTCGCTTTGCTTGCCAAGCCTAAGAAACCGTTGCAAGCGATTCTCCATAAGTTGCAATTGACTCTTGGCTACGGTCAGGCTGTCTTCATTGGAAATCTTCGCGCACTTTTCGGCGTGGAGATCAATTGCTAGCCGACACCCCGTCGCCGCGTTTCGAATTTCATGGGCAAGTCCCGCACCCAAGAGGGCTGCTGTACGGACCTGTTCCGTTTGGCGAACCTGTTGTTCGTATTCGGCGAGTCGGTGCGAAGTCTGGTTGACGGCCAGAGTCAGGTCACGAACTTCGTCATTCCTGCCGGGCAGCTCAATGCTTACGAAGTCCCCCTTCGCCAATCGATTTACTCCTGCACTCAGTCGCGCGAGCGATTTGCTTATTCGGCCTGCTATCCACTGGGTCATGGCAACGACTGCACCAACAGCGAGAACTCCCACGGCCAATGGAGGCAAAAAGGCGTGTCGCCAGGCAGCATTGTATTGGTCGCATGGAAATAGGGTGTGTAGCACCTTGGGTCCGTCTTCACCATTGCGTGTGCTTAGTTTAGCGGAGGAATGAAAATACTGTTTGCCTGCAATGGTGCGTTGCGGACCGAGTGTCGCCTTCTCCGATGTGTCGGACACGCTTTGAACAGAAAGCGACACATCGCCACCTGGCAAAGTTGAAGAAAGTTGCTCTCCCCGACTATTCTCAAGCACAAAATCCGCTCCGGAGAGTTCCTTCATCTGGTGGAGCACATTGTCGGTGAGAGGGAAGTTGGACGTTGCAAGTACATGGACGACTCCTTGCAATTGCCGATCAATCGTCGAGCGAGTTTCCTGGGTCGCCAAATATGCGTCGATCATCGCCACCGCCAGCAAACTGACAAGTGCAACAACAGCGAGTGGCAGCATGATTTGATATTGGAGAGGAAATCGCACGGGAGATATGCCCTGTCGAAAAAACGAACACGTGATGTCGCAATTTGAGATATGTACTGGTGTTCCCTGCGATTATAGACTCTTCCTGTACGAGACTAGTTACTATTGTGTACACGACCGGGCCGCGTGAAAAGCGCCTCGATCAGAAAGTTAGATAGACCAATGCGAAAGCCTCGATCCAATCGAAATGAACTCGGATTTACGTTGGTAGAACTCTTGGTGGTGATTGCCATCATCGGCGTTCTGGTTGCGCTCCTATTGCCTGCCATCCAAGCGGCCCGGGAAGCGGCGCGACGAAGTCAGTGTAAGAATAATCTGAAGCAGTTGGGGCTTGGAGTGCTCAACTATGAAAGTTCAAACAAGCACCTACCGCCGAGTACTATCGTTGACTTGAATGTTTCGAGTACAGGAAACAATGGGTCCTGGGGAGTTCACGGGCGGATATTGGACTATCTTGAACAAGGCAATCTGCGCGACCTTGTGGACCTCGAAACGGCTTGGGATTTTCAACAAGCGATTAGTGGGGTGAGAATCGCTTCCTTCCAATGTCCAAGTGATTCGAAGAGTAGCGAAATGCGTGATCCCGGTGGTGGGAAGGCTTTTCTGTTTGCCACGAACTACGGATTTAATATGGGAACCTGGTTTGTTTTTGATCCAGCTACCAAGACCGGTGGAAATGGCGCGTTTTATCCCAACAGCAATCTCTCGATGGCTCGCTTCACAGATGGAACAAGTAATACCTTGCTTTGTGCTGAAGTGAAGGCGTGGACTCCTTATACTCGCAACGGGGGCCCTGCTACGACGGAGATTCCCTATACGATTGCTGAAGCATCGGCAGCGGTTGCTTCGGGACCGGATGAAAAAGATACTGGCCACACCGAATGGCCTGACGGACGAGTGCATCATACGGGCATCACGGCGACAATGACGCCCAACACATTCGTTCCCTACACGAACAGCAAAGGTGAACAGGTAGACGCCGACTTCAATTCGTGGCAAGAAGGGAAAAATGGTAACGCAGGTAGTCCAACTTATGCCATGATAACGTCGCGGAGCTTTCATCCCGGGCAGGTTCAAGTCGCATTGGTTGATGGTTCCGTTCGATCAATCTCGGATGAAATCGAGCTTTCCGTATGGAGGGCATTGGCCACCCGCGAAGGGGGTGAATTAGTCGGGAGCGACTTTTGATGGATGGGGAGTTGATTTCCCGGAGAGCGTGGCCCTCCGGCTAGAGCTCTTGTTCCTCTAAGGTGGCCGTCGCCAGATCCTTGCCGGCGAGAATCTCTTCCAGTTCTTGTGTGAGTTGCTCTTCCATATTGCCGCCGAATCCCACATGGACGACCTGCACACGACCTTCTTTGTCGATGATCACTGTCTGAGGAATGCCACTGGCCTGATAAAGACTGGCAAGCGTCGTCTCCTGATCCAAGAGTACGGGTACGTCGAGATTCTCGCTTGTGAGAAACTCTTGAATTCTCTCAGGACTTTCTCCTACGTTCACTGCATAGAAGGTGACATGCTTCTCTTTGAAATCCCTGGCTACCTTGGAGATGATTGGTAACGCATCGACACATGGTCCACACCAAGTGGCCCAGAAATCGAGGATAACGACGTCTTCTCCGGCGAACTGATCAAGTTGGACTTTCTCGCCGTTCAGATCGGTCGCGGAAAAAGCAGGGGCCTGCTCGCCAACCAAGGGATGCACCTGCGGTCTGCCCCCGAGTTGAGAGAACAACGAATCGACCTGCTCAGCCTCAGGAGGGGGAGTAAAAGCGAAATCATCATTGCCGAACTTTACGTCGGTTTTCCAATCCGTGAAGTCAAGCGTTAGCGTTGCCTTCATGTCCTTGGGAAGGCCCATATTCTGGTAGGACGGATCCGAGAAGTCGGGGTGCATAGTAAATCGACGCACCAATGGACTGGGACCAATCTCAACCGCCAGCTCCCATTGCGTGCCGTTCTCTTGTTCGAATTTGGCAACGCGACAGGTTGTGCCATCTATGACCTGGTTTTCAACGAATTCTGAATTCTTCACTCCTTCGAGCATCCAATTCTTCAGTCCTTCGCCCATGAACACTTTTGCGAGGCCGCCCGCACCTAGCGTCATAAATCCCTGACCGGTTCCGGAGATCCCTTCAGGAACCCACTCCGCAGTCAGTGGCTCGATGGAGTACTTCTGTAACATGGGTGCATAGGTAGTGAGTTCGCTACCGTCTGAAAAGGTAGATCCTCCCATTATTCCCGACTCGAGAGCGATGGACCAGCGATCGGGCTTCTCGATCTTTACGTCGTATACAGAATCTGCATTTTGCTCGTTACCTTGAGCCATGATTTCCAAGGCTGAATCAAGGCGAAAGCTATAGGCCTTCATGCCTTGTAGCGAGGCTTGTACATTCGCAACGAGTTCTTCTGGCGAAGTGGCAGAACTTGCGTCGAGCGATTTTTGCTTAGCATTGCAACTCGTGAGAGTCAGGCACAATCCCACAAGAAGAATCGACCACCAAGTGCGCAGAAACATGAGTTAGCCTCGCGATTTTCCTTTGAGGATTTGAAGAGAATCGGAACTGCGAGAAGTCTTCTCTCTTCGCAGTTGCTAATTTAAAACTAATTCAGCCCGACTTAGGCCAGCAAACGGTTCACACTCTGGATCAGACGATCCATAGGAAACGGCTTCCGTACATAGTCGTCGACACCGAGCATCTCAGCATAGGCTTTGTGCCGAGCACCTTCGTTGGCGGTGATCATGATAATGCGGTGTCGCTTCTCGCCCATGCGTTTCAAGCGTTCGAGCACCAAGAAACCGCTCCGTTTGGGCATCATCATGTCGAGGATAATCAGGTCGGGCGACTCGCGCTCAATAAGTGCAAGGCCCTGATTGCCATCACGGGCAACTAGGACATCGTAGTCGTGTGCTTCGAGAGCCAATCTCAGAGACTCGATGATCTCAGCATCATCGTCTACGAGCAAGATTCGTTTGTTTTCACTTGTTTCAGCCATTGCACAATTCTTGAGAATTAATATGGTGATTCCAACCTGACAAACTCAGTGCGAGTCGATCCCAGAGATTGGAAAAGGTAGTTGAGCATTTTTCTCTACAATCCTTCCAAAGTAGCAATTAGCATGAGAAATACAAGGGTCGGCTAGTACCCTCTCATTGGCTGGACATACCTTCTGGGGAATCGCAGATGCCTCTTTTCGCACAGTTTATGGCAACCTTGGCGATGGGCAAGGGACCCTGCTAGGCTGGTGTTTCTTGAAGAGACCCCTAGTACCAATGAGAAGAAACTTGGCCATGCCTTCCCAGCCCAAAACTGAGCATCAATTCTCTCAGGTCCCCTATCTCCCCCGCGATCCGAAGAAATACTCTCCCCAAATTGCTCTGGTTGGGTGTGGGGGGATTACCGAGCATCACCTGACTGCCTATCGAGACGCTGGTTATCACGTAACGGCTCTCTGTGACGTAAATCGAGAAAACGCCGAAAAACGTCGCCTTGCGTTTTATCCGGAAGCCCAGGTATTTACGGACTACCGCAAAGTACTGAAACTCCCTGATATAGAAGTCGTTGACGTTACTACCCATCCTGACATACGTCCGCCAATCATCGAGGATTGTCTGAAAGCGGGAAAGCATGTCTTGAGCCAAAAGCCGTTTGTGCTCGATCTCGACATAGGAGAACAACTTGCCGACCTGGCCGACAAGTCAGGAGTACTCCTGGCCGTGAACCAAAATGGTCGTTGGGCGCCTCATTTCAGTTACTTGCGCGAAGTGGCCCACTCGGGACTTATCGGCGAAATTGCGGGAGTTCACTGCGGTGTGCACTGGGATCATAGCTGGGTCCAAGGGACTGCCTTTGAGAATGTCGAACAGTTGATCCTCTACGACTTCGCGATCCACTGGTTCGATTTCTTGACTGCCGTCATGGGGGACAGAATTCCCGAAAGGGTCTACGCATCGACCGCCAGTACAGGGTCACAACAAATTAAGCCCGCATTGCTGGGACAGGCACTTATCGAATACGAACACTCCCAGGCTACTTTAGTGTTCGACGCTCATGTTCCCAGTGGGGGCTGGGACCGAACGCTGATCTCCGGTAGCCGTGGGCTGATCCGGTCCGCCGGGATTAATCTTGCTGGGCAGAAGATAGAGATCATCACAGACGAAGGAATCATCTCCCCGAAGATCCAGGGTACTTGGTTCCCTGATGGATTTCACGGCACGATGGGTGAGCTGCTCTGTGCGATCGAGGAAAACAGACAGCCCTCGCATAATGCGCGAAATAATCTGCGAAGTTTGGAGCTTTGCTTTGCTGCAGTGGCTAGCTCACTAAGTCATGAGCCAGTCGTACCAGGGACGGTGCGGAAACTCTTGTAGAGAATGGATTCCACTACGCCGCCAGCAAATCGCCGCGAGTGCCGAAGAGGGCATCATTAATCGCAGAAGCGATTTCCGCAGAAGCATGGGGTCGTGCCATGGTACGCATGTTTGCTGCCATGGTCTTGCGTAAGGTTTCGTCGGTCATGAGTGGAGTTAGCTCTCGGGCGATTGCCTTGTCGAGCGATCCTGCCTGAGACTTTTCATCAACGAGTCGGCACGTCTTGGCAGCGACATACACCTTGGCGTTGGCAAGCTGCTGATCGTCTCGTGCATGGGCATAGGGTACCAATACTGCCGGAACACCTGCCAAGGCCAATTCTGCCAAGGTAGTTCCTCCTGAGCGACAGACAGCCAGATCGCTTGCAAACAGTACCGATGCGATTTCATCGATATAGGTAACGGCCAAGGCATCGATGCCGACTTTTCGATAGCGACTTTCCGTTTCCTGGAGTTGGCCTTCCCCTGTCTGGTGAACGATTTGCCAGCCACCGAGACATTCTTTGAGCTGGGCAAGGGCAAATGGCATGGACTCATTCAATGAGCGCGCTCCTCCGGCGCCACCCAAGATCACCATACGCTTTTGCCCATCCTGTCCAAGGCGAGCAAAGGGGACCGTCGGTGAGTCGACATTCTGCGATCTCAAGGCGGCGAGCTGTTGGAACAGTTGATCGAAAGCCGGTCGAGCAGGGTTGCCGGTCACCTTAACGGGAGCTTGAAAGTGCAGGTGAGGTCGCACTTCTTCAAAAGCGGCACAAACCATCGACGCGGCGTGTGAGAGCCAGCGCGTGGTGCGACTCGGCACGGCATTCTGCTCAAGCAAGATGAAGGGGATGCCTTTTTCTGCCGCGGCACGCACAACCGATGTACTCGTATGCCCGCCTAAGCCTACGACGAGCGAGACGCGTTGCTCACGCAATGTCCATTTGGCGGTGCAGTATCCTGCGAAATTATCGGTTACGAATCTTAGTGCTTGCAGAGGGTTCTGCGGCAACGGTTTGGAGGGAATCGTCAAGTATTGGTGGCCAGCCGATCGCACGGCATGCCTCTCTCGGCTTTTCCCTGGCCCGGCGAAAGTAATCTTCGCCTGGGGCAGCAGCTGTGCCACTTGAGCCGCCACGGCAATGCCTGGGAATAGTTGCCCGGGAGCACCTCCACCTGCAAACATGACATGAGGAGTGATGGGCATAGTCGCGCGACTCTGAAGCGAGGGGAATAAGGACGAAAGGACGTCAACAGAAAATCCGCTGAGCAGCCGGGGCGACGCAAGCGTCACCCCGGCGCTCAGACATAAGCTTCATCGTGAAGCACCTGTCAGGCAGCTGACCCAGAAGCTGCCCCAGACAGGTTAAAATGCTCCGACCCCAGGGAGGGCAGTTTGTCAGACCCCGCAATCCAACAAACTAACGATGAAGCTTCAACATTAATCATTCGTATCCTAGTAAACTCTCAGGCGGCAGCCGAATGCGATTCCGAGGCTCGCCGGTCGAGCAAGTCCACCAATTGGTCACAGGCATGCTGCTCTGCCCCGAGCAGCAAGACCGTGTCACCAGGCAAAAGTCGGTTCGCGAGTAACTCGCAGGCAGCTTTGCTGTCTTGGCACACCACCACATTGGCGAGATCGAGACCCGAGTCTCGAGCACCGATGGCCACTTCGCGCCCCGATGTCCCACAGCTAATGACAATCGTTCCACAGCCTTCGGCTACGATCGCTTGACCTAGTTGGCGACCCGCGGAAAGCCGTGAGGTATCACACATGACGATGCGACGACCGGTAGCTCTAAATCCTCGCAGTAGCTCGAGAGCATCGGTCATACCCATATGCGTGACATTCCCAGCACAAATCAGTGAGATTCCTTGGGCGACACGTACTTCCATCGCTTCGCGAGGAATACGCATGTGAGTAACTTTCGTGGGAGGGGCTGGTTCTAACATGAGAGTGTCGGTCCATTCCATGTGATTCTAGGGTCCTGTCTCGTCGTGCGGTGTGACTTATCGGGGTACTTTTGAATTTCAGTGGGCAGTATCTATCCAACTAAGCGAAGAGGTGCTTGCTCAGTGCGGGCATACAACAATTTACGAGTAGTGGCTGCGTCGCCTTGTTCTGTGTTCACTGCGAAGGAGCCATAAGCTCGTTGGGGTTCCCAGCGACTTCCGGCAATCACGACAACATCGCCAGGTTGAGCAACTGACAAGGCACATGCGATGGCTCGACGGCGGTCATCCACGACCTCCACTCGGGCACGTTGGTGACTATCGCCAACACTCAGTTCTTCAGCCGGGAATGGGCGAGCAACAATTGCCACATCTGCCATTCGAGTGACCACGTGGGCAATAGCTAGTTGCTCGGAGTAGGTTGCATTTCTCGGATCGCCAAGAACACAGATGACTTGGCCCGTACTTAAATGGCGGGCAGACCGCAGACTTGCCCGCAAGGACTCAGCCGTGTCGGCAGCGTCCACGAAAACGGGAAATCCCTGTCCGCAGTCAACACGTTCCATTCGGCCCGGTAGGCTTTCTACAGCTTCGATGCCGGCAGCAATCGTTTGCAGGTCCACGCCATAAGAAAGGGCAATGGTTGCAGCAGCCAAGCAATTGGAAAGGTGATGCTCACCAATCATCGTAGTCCGAAGTGCCGCTGACTGGTTGCCAGCCGAGATCGTAAATTCTTGCTCATTACTATGTTCGACAATCAACTCTCCAGAAACCTCTGCTTGATCCTTGGCTCCAAAGGTCAATGCAGGGCCATCAATGTGGGAAAGCCACTTGATGCTCACAGGATCGTCGGCGTTGAGCGTGACCATGCCGTCTGGCGAGAGGTGTTTGAGGATGCTTTTCTTAAGGTTGCGGTAGCTCTGCACGGAGTTATGCAGGTCTAGATGGGCATCGGAAACATTGGTTACACAGATGCTGTCAAACTCAACGCCGGCATAGGATGCCTGTCCCAGTGCTTCACTGCTTACTTCGACGAAGGCGTGTGTACAGCCGACAGCAACCATTCGCTCTAGTCGCGTAGCCAACTCCGCTGCCACTGGGACTTCGATTCCGGCCGAGTGCGACATGCCATCATAGCACCCAAGGCCACTGATTTTTCCGCAATGCTTGCCTGCCATGGCGAAAATGGAATCCAGCAGTGCGATGACGGTCGACTTGCCATGCGTGCCGGTAACGGCGACGACCGAAATTGACTGGCTAGGGTAACTCGCCAGTGCCTGGCACAGCTTGCCATAGGCAACTCGGCTGTCACTCACGAGATACGTAGGGATATCGAAAACGGGGACGGGCTCTTCGCAGATCACTGCGATTGCACCGCGAGCAACTGCTTCGTGCACACAGAGATGACCGTTTTCTTCGTTACCAGCCAGTTCGGGTAGAGCGATAAAGACATCGCCAGGCTGGACTTGTTGCCAATCACTCGTGCAAGAAGTGGCCAGTACGTTTTCTGACCCTGTACGGGTGGCATCGGGAAGCAATCGATTCAAATCGACGCTGCCGTTTTCGTTGACAGGTTGCAATCTTATCGCGTTCATCATACCAGGCCTCCTTGCCTGAGAGCCGACGCCACTGCGGGGGCGATGGGTCTGCTCTGACGAGCTCGCCGCGAAGAAATCCATTCCTTCGCGCTGGTCCTTGGCTAACTGCGATTCCTCGCCGGCGAGTTCCTCCTGGGTGAGTTCTCCTGCCAAGGCCCTGCGGATTGTGTCAATTTGCCAAGTCCTGTCAAGGCGACTTCCAGGCTCGTTGAGATCCCCACGCTATCGTGCGCTGCTCTCTCTGTATTTCTCGTTGATTCTTATCACAATCCAGCTAGACAACACGGCCCAAAGAGGCAGACAATGTTAGTCGGTGTTGCTCTTGCTAGCACAAGGAAATCAATCGTGGCCGAAGAAGACTTTGATATATCATCGCTTGCAGCCTACCTACACATGCTGCCGGCGCAAATTATTCGACTTGCCGAACGTGGGAAGATTCCTGCACGTCGTGTAGGGGGCGATTGGCGTTTTTCAGCGCATGAAGTGCATCTCTGGCTGGAGGATCGCATTGGTCTCTCCGACGATTCGGAATTGGCCCAGATGGAAACGAATCTGGAACGAACTACGAAAGAGACCAATGGCGAGATTTCCATCGCTGAACTGCTGCCCGAGGATGCGATTGCCATTCCGCTGGCGGCACGCACACGTGGGAGCGTCATCTCCGCGATGGCCGACTTGGCTTGCAATACGGGACTGCTTTGGGATCCGGCTAAAATGGCCGACGCCGTCGCCGCGCGGGAAGACATGCATCCCACGGCACTCGACATTGGCGTGGCGCTACTGCATCCACGTCGTCCCCAATCGTCGATCCTGGGTGGTTCGATCTTGGCACTCGGCATTACGAGCCAGGGAATACCTTTTGGCGGGACAAGTGGTTTGACCGATGTGTTTTTCCTGATTTGTGCTACAGACGACCATGAGCACTTGCGGATTCTGGCCCGCCTGAGTCGCATGATCACCGATGCCGACTGGCTGGCCGAGTTACGTGAAGCTACCGATTCCAAGAACGCCCATAGCCTGATCGCCACAAGAGACGCTTCGCTTAGTACCTAATTCAACCCTAACTTGTGTAAGAATTGAAACGCAGAGTACGCTGAGGCGCAGAGAGCATTCGCAATTCTCCTTTCTCTGCGAATCTTTGCGCCTCAGCGTACTCTGCGTTAAATAGAGAACTCTCAGAATGAATGCTCCTTCATATTCCTATCAATGTGATGATTCCGTAGGAAACAAATCTACGGTTGGAGTCTTGCTTGTCGGGCCCTGGAAAAATGGTGAGTTTGCTGAAATCTTATCTCCCCTTTCCATGAGTGCCGATTGGCAACGGACCGCATCCTGCGAGGAGGCCGCAGCACTTCTCCAGGAAACGGAGTTTGCTCCGGAGTTGATCCTGCTTGCTTGCCCGTTGCCGGATACCTATTTGGATGCTGATGTTGAGCAACTCCTGCTAGCAGCACCGCTGGCCAGATTGGTCGTGGTCGCGGGAACCTGGTGCGAAGGGGAATTGAGGACAGGCACGCCGCTTTCCGGAGTCTTGCGCCTCTATTGGTATGAATTTCCTGGCTGGTGGACGTCGGCGATCAATACGCTCGGACATGGCGGTTGTCCTCCGTGGTCGCAGCCCTTGGATGGCCCGCACTCAGGTCGGTGTCTGGATACAATCCAAGCGGAGCTGACAGGAGTCGTTGCCATCGAT contains:
- a CDS encoding sensor histidine kinase — translated: MRFPLQYQIMLPLAVVALVSLLAVAMIDAYLATQETRSTIDRQLQGVVHVLATSNFPLTDNVLHQMKELSGADFVLENSRGEQLSSTLPGGDVSLSVQSVSDTSEKATLGPQRTIAGKQYFHSSAKLSTRNGEDGPKVLHTLFPCDQYNAAWRHAFLPPLAVGVLAVGAVVAMTQWIAGRISKSLARLSAGVNRLAKGDFVSIELPGRNDEVRDLTLAVNQTSHRLAEYEQQVRQTEQVRTAALLGAGLAHEIRNAATGCRLAIDLHAEKCAKISNEDSLTVAKSQLQLMENRLQRFLRLGKQSDDEVREEVDLNKMVAELMPLVIPAARHSGVQLDWNAPDKPIKVLANTDTLSMVIVNLMLNAVEAALKHSVKSAAQPFVRLDVGLSTDNQAEVLVSDSGGGPAETVTENLFQPFVSTKAEGVGLGLAVASQVANAHGGEIDWCRKDGQTVFRLCLPIIEVS
- a CDS encoding DUF1559 domain-containing protein, translated to MRKPRSNRNELGFTLVELLVVIAIIGVLVALLLPAIQAAREAARRSQCKNNLKQLGLGVLNYESSNKHLPPSTIVDLNVSSTGNNGSWGVHGRILDYLEQGNLRDLVDLETAWDFQQAISGVRIASFQCPSDSKSSEMRDPGGGKAFLFATNYGFNMGTWFVFDPATKTGGNGAFYPNSNLSMARFTDGTSNTLLCAEVKAWTPYTRNGGPATTEIPYTIAEASAAVASGPDEKDTGHTEWPDGRVHHTGITATMTPNTFVPYTNSKGEQVDADFNSWQEGKNGNAGSPTYAMITSRSFHPGQVQVALVDGSVRSISDEIELSVWRALATREGGELVGSDF
- a CDS encoding redoxin domain-containing protein, producing the protein MFLRTWWSILLVGLCLTLTSCNAKQKSLDASSATSPEELVANVQASLQGMKAYSFRLDSALEIMAQGNEQNADSVYDVKIEKPDRWSIALESGIMGGSTFSDGSELTTYAPMLQKYSIEPLTAEWVPEGISGTGQGFMTLGAGGLAKVFMGEGLKNWMLEGVKNSEFVENQVIDGTTCRVAKFEQENGTQWELAVEIGPSPLVRRFTMHPDFSDPSYQNMGLPKDMKATLTLDFTDWKTDVKFGNDDFAFTPPPEAEQVDSLFSQLGGRPQVHPLVGEQAPAFSATDLNGEKVQLDQFAGEDVVILDFWATWCGPCVDALPIISKVARDFKEKHVTFYAVNVGESPERIQEFLTSENLDVPVLLDQETTLASLYQASGIPQTVIIDKEGRVQVVHVGFGGNMEEQLTQELEEILAGKDLATATLEEQEL
- a CDS encoding response regulator transcription factor, which translates into the protein MAETSENKRILLVDDDAEIIESLRLALEAHDYDVLVARDGNQGLALIERESPDLIILDMMMPKRSGFLVLERLKRMGEKRHRIIMITANEGARHKAYAEMLGVDDYVRKPFPMDRLIQSVNRLLA
- a CDS encoding Gfo/Idh/MocA family protein encodes the protein MPSQPKTEHQFSQVPYLPRDPKKYSPQIALVGCGGITEHHLTAYRDAGYHVTALCDVNRENAEKRRLAFYPEAQVFTDYRKVLKLPDIEVVDVTTHPDIRPPIIEDCLKAGKHVLSQKPFVLDLDIGEQLADLADKSGVLLAVNQNGRWAPHFSYLREVAHSGLIGEIAGVHCGVHWDHSWVQGTAFENVEQLILYDFAIHWFDFLTAVMGDRIPERVYASTASTGSQQIKPALLGQALIEYEHSQATLVFDAHVPSGGWDRTLISGSRGLIRSAGINLAGQKIEIITDEGIISPKIQGTWFPDGFHGTMGELLCAIEENRQPSHNARNNLRSLELCFAAVASSLSHEPVVPGTVRKLL
- a CDS encoding UDP-N-acetylglucosamine--N-acetylmuramyl-(pentapeptide) pyrophosphoryl-undecaprenol N-acetylglucosamine transferase — encoded protein: MPITPHVMFAGGGAPGQLFPGIAVAAQVAQLLPQAKITFAGPGKSRERHAVRSAGHQYLTIPSKPLPQNPLQALRFVTDNFAGYCTAKWTLREQRVSLVVGLGGHTSTSVVRAAAEKGIPFILLEQNAVPSRTTRWLSHAASMVCAAFEEVRPHLHFQAPVKVTGNPARPAFDQLFQQLAALRSQNVDSPTVPFARLGQDGQKRMVILGGAGGARSLNESMPFALAQLKECLGGWQIVHQTGEGQLQETESRYRKVGIDALAVTYIDEIASVLFASDLAVCRSGGTTLAELALAGVPAVLVPYAHARDDQQLANAKVYVAAKTCRLVDEKSQAGSLDKAIARELTPLMTDETLRKTMAANMRTMARPHASAEIASAINDALFGTRGDLLAA
- a CDS encoding Mur ligase family protein, with the protein product MAGELTQEELAGEESQLAKDQREGMDFFAASSSEQTHRPRSGVGSQARRPGMMNAIRLQPVNENGSVDLNRLLPDATRTGSENVLATSCTSDWQQVQPGDVFIALPELAGNEENGHLCVHEAVARGAIAVICEEPVPVFDIPTYLVSDSRVAYGKLCQALASYPSQSISVVAVTGTHGKSTVIALLDSIFAMAGKHCGKISGLGCYDGMSHSAGIEVPVAAELATRLERMVAVGCTHAFVEVSSEALGQASYAGVEFDSICVTNVSDAHLDLHNSVQSYRNLKKSILKHLSPDGMVTLNADDPVSIKWLSHIDGPALTFGAKDQAEVSGELIVEHSNEQEFTISAGNQSAALRTTMIGEHHLSNCLAAATIALSYGVDLQTIAAGIEAVESLPGRMERVDCGQGFPVFVDAADTAESLRASLRSARHLSTGQVICVLGDPRNATYSEQLAIAHVVTRMADVAIVARPFPAEELSVGDSHQRARVEVVDDRRRAIACALSVAQPGDVVVIAGSRWEPQRAYGSFAVNTEQGDAATTRKLLYARTEQAPLRLVG
- a CDS encoding PTS sugar transporter subunit IIA; the encoded protein is MAEEDFDISSLAAYLHMLPAQIIRLAERGKIPARRVGGDWRFSAHEVHLWLEDRIGLSDDSELAQMETNLERTTKETNGEISIAELLPEDAIAIPLAARTRGSVISAMADLACNTGLLWDPAKMADAVAAREDMHPTALDIGVALLHPRRPQSSILGGSILALGITSQGIPFGGTSGLTDVFFLICATDDHEHLRILARLSRMITDADWLAELREATDSKNAHSLIATRDASLST